In a single window of the Spirochaetota bacterium genome:
- a CDS encoding 4'-phosphopantetheinyl transferase superfamily protein gives MRDFNNIKNDLREQNVNLSLVDISNTRMRMEKYGNRAYSGLLTDWEHAYVDGMRYPKRKYDFLSGRLAAKRAVKGYLLDYFRDSCESLRFNDIEIRRLKTGKPEVSITNNQAGFLISISHSGTLAVSTVSGDANYRGIGVDIERIEKRDESFLNVAFNQSEINRLKVYEQDDISDSISSMDKEVTRSWVIKEAVLKSLGLGLNMDLKDIEILDSNSGRVSISMTNDVKRKYDQLHFDESDLMIESFIINNSYVISIACLGRR, from the coding sequence ATGAGAGATTTCAATAATATCAAAAATGATCTAAGGGAACAGAATGTAAACCTGTCTCTGGTTGATATATCTAATACAAGGATGAGAATGGAGAAGTATGGGAACAGGGCTTATAGTGGTCTCTTAACTGATTGGGAGCATGCTTATGTGGATGGAATGAGGTATCCAAAGAGGAAATATGATTTTCTCTCCGGAAGGCTCGCTGCCAAGAGGGCGGTTAAGGGATATCTTTTGGATTATTTCAGGGATAGCTGCGAATCCCTGAGGTTTAATGACATAGAGATAAGAAGATTAAAGACAGGCAAACCTGAAGTATCAATTACAAATAATCAAGCTGGATTTCTAATTTCTATATCACATTCAGGTACTCTAGCGGTGTCTACTGTAAGTGGTGATGCGAATTATCGAGGGATTGGAGTAGATATTGAAAGGATTGAGAAGAGGGATGAATCATTCCTGAATGTTGCGTTTAATCAGAGTGAGATCAATAGACTTAAGGTGTATGAACAAGATGATATCAGTGATTCTATATCGTCCATGGATAAAGAGGTGACGAGGTCCTGGGTGATTAAGGAGGCTGTGCTAAAATCATTGGGTCTTGGCTTGAATATGGATCTAAAGGATATTGAAATATTAGATTCTAATTCTGGAAGAGTGAGCATAAGCATGACTAATGATGTGAAAAGGAAATATGATCAATTACACTTTGATGAAAGTGATCTAATGATTGAATCCTTTATCATTAATAATAGTTATGTGATTTCAATCGCATGCCTTGGGAGAAGGTGA
- a CDS encoding TetR/AcrR family transcriptional regulator, which yields MDIDSFFSDDGSVNESVVVEELRKQIQQISSPEDTDEFKRELNDQISSLICSVTSFLIEKRMHDVLSEFVRIVLDNIDSIGMQMVSLPINTILQMMELAGKDFHAEKRSRPKQDKRSVILDAAMMVFSQKGFHNAHVDEIAELAGIAKGTVYRYFSSKDDILRDLVIEKIALVGRGLSEIFRRGRDILELIKEAIAYYVDFCEQNKDLYRILIHTPWLLSDVNKHFYDDIISHLPMIKRRIYAQTLRGRIKATNFYTVFYGILGFVDGVVHKWLNDDCEYSLKDEVPVIIEVIFYGFVGEDLRGEILSSKDAV from the coding sequence ATGGATATAGATTCTTTTTTCTCAGATGATGGTTCTGTTAATGAGTCTGTGGTTGTAGAAGAGCTAAGAAAACAGATTCAACAGATTTCGTCTCCTGAAGATACAGATGAATTTAAGAGGGAACTCAACGATCAGATATCAAGCCTTATTTGTTCAGTAACCTCCTTTCTGATAGAGAAGAGGATGCATGATGTATTATCTGAGTTTGTAAGGATAGTACTTGATAATATTGATTCTATCGGGATGCAGATGGTGAGCCTGCCGATTAATACAATCCTACAGATGATGGAGTTGGCGGGGAAGGATTTTCATGCTGAGAAGAGATCAAGACCAAAACAGGATAAACGTAGTGTCATATTAGACGCAGCAATGATGGTTTTTTCACAAAAGGGATTTCATAACGCGCATGTGGATGAGATCGCTGAGCTGGCTGGAATTGCAAAGGGGACGGTGTATCGTTATTTTAGCAGTAAGGATGATATTTTGAGAGATCTTGTTATTGAGAAGATAGCACTTGTAGGAAGGGGATTGAGTGAAATATTTAGAAGAGGCAGGGATATTCTTGAATTAATTAAAGAGGCGATAGCATACTATGTCGATTTTTGTGAACAGAATAAGGATCTTTATAGAATACTAATTCATACACCATGGTTATTGAGTGATGTTAACAAGCATTTTTATGACGATATTATTTCTCATCTGCCTATGATAAAGAGGCGAATATATGCTCAAACCCTGAGGGGAAGAATTAAGGCTACAAATTTTTATACTGTCTTTTATGGTATACTGGGATTTGTTGACGGTGTTGTGCATAAGTGGTTAAATGATGATTGTGAATACTCTCTTAAGGACGAAGTGCCGGTTATCATTGAGGTAATTTTTTATGGGTTTGTAGGCGAGGATTTAAGGGGAGAGATTTTATCATCTAAGGATGCTGTGTAA
- a CDS encoding acyl-CoA dehydrogenase family protein — translation MADFCFDDLRFILEKYIPWGDIEAVQGKESLLDEYIMTMETVAKWCEEQVEPEAEGNDKDECRLEEMSDGNNRVILPKGITEGHEKLKELGLFCGVTLPEDKGGFDFPLTTFFAYGEIISMADSSLGLTPMLNEGSAQVLVEFANEKIISEYLPRLISGERLCAMGLTEPGAGSDLVVMQTTARPVDTTSDNSERIKELQNLGEVYLLNGSKIFISNGYGDVLALAKVGEGISMFLVYGEDKKVSRIEKKLGIKGSATCELFFDNSPGVLVGELGGGLIPNMLKLMNIARLGVATQALAIGQRAHSFAVDYANERIQFGVPIIEHPPVRQIIYENEINLQATRALTYMASYYFDMREAYKRKLNTFSKDSIEYKELNYKLKKYHRISEIFIPLSKYDASELSNTVAYSSLQVYGGYGFTKEYPMERFYRDARITSIYEGTSQIQIDQVFNETFYFEKLGLINQFKLGDNRTFVETEKNRLFLDNLFDEYKNEIISNADGKKIVLDLLEMIDRMRLFLKESREILFLEARKKEKEEGRRYNSVFQKDYVDIIGAIIKGYLLLKQALISDYKGSIAKSYIERMKIKAEYHKNNIKGGVDDIIGESYNLVMRVDS, via the coding sequence ATGGCTGATTTTTGTTTTGATGATTTAAGATTTATTCTGGAGAAATATATACCCTGGGGCGATATTGAGGCTGTGCAGGGCAAGGAGAGCCTTCTGGATGAATACATTATGACCATGGAGACTGTTGCTAAGTGGTGTGAGGAACAGGTTGAGCCTGAGGCTGAGGGGAATGATAAAGATGAATGCAGACTTGAGGAGATGTCTGATGGAAATAACAGAGTAATATTACCCAAAGGAATAACTGAAGGGCATGAAAAATTGAAGGAATTGGGTCTGTTTTGTGGTGTTACCTTACCTGAAGACAAGGGAGGATTCGATTTTCCATTAACCACATTTTTTGCCTATGGTGAAATAATTTCTATGGCAGATTCAAGCCTTGGTTTGACCCCAATGCTCAATGAAGGTTCTGCTCAGGTGCTAGTGGAATTTGCTAATGAAAAGATCATCTCCGAATACCTGCCAAGGCTTATAAGCGGAGAAAGGCTCTGTGCTATGGGATTGACAGAACCAGGGGCTGGCAGCGATCTCGTTGTTATGCAGACAACTGCTCGTCCTGTTGATACAACCTCTGATAATTCAGAGAGGATAAAGGAGTTACAGAATTTAGGAGAGGTCTATCTTCTGAATGGCTCGAAAATATTTATCTCCAATGGATATGGTGATGTCTTAGCTCTAGCTAAGGTTGGAGAGGGGATAAGTATGTTTCTGGTATATGGGGAAGATAAGAAGGTTTCAAGGATAGAGAAGAAACTCGGTATAAAGGGGTCAGCTACATGCGAACTCTTTTTTGACAATTCACCTGGTGTGCTTGTTGGAGAATTGGGTGGGGGATTGATCCCGAATATGCTTAAATTAATGAATATTGCCAGATTGGGTGTCGCGACTCAAGCATTGGCCATTGGGCAGAGAGCGCATTCATTTGCCGTGGACTATGCAAATGAGAGGATCCAATTTGGGGTTCCAATAATTGAGCATCCGCCGGTAAGGCAGATAATATATGAGAATGAAATCAATCTACAGGCTACAAGAGCCTTAACATATATGGCCTCATATTATTTCGATATGCGGGAAGCCTACAAGAGAAAGCTGAATACTTTTAGCAAGGATAGTATAGAATATAAGGAGTTAAATTATAAATTAAAGAAATATCACAGAATCTCAGAGATTTTTATCCCTCTTTCAAAGTATGATGCCTCAGAGCTTTCAAATACAGTAGCCTATTCATCTCTTCAGGTTTATGGAGGATATGGATTTACTAAGGAATATCCTATGGAGCGTTTTTATAGGGATGCAAGAATTACAAGTATATATGAAGGCACAAGTCAGATACAGATAGATCAGGTCTTTAATGAAACCTTTTACTTTGAAAAGTTGGGCCTTATCAATCAGTTTAAGCTTGGCGATAACAGAACATTTGTGGAGACAGAAAAAAACAGATTATTTTTAGATAACCTCTTTGATGAATATAAGAATGAGATTATTAGTAATGCAGATGGGAAGAAAATTGTTCTTGACCTACTTGAGATGATTGACAGGATGAGGTTATTCTTAAAGGAATCAAGGGAGATACTCTTTCTTGAGGCTAGAAAAAAGGAAAAGGAAGAGGGGAGAAGATATAATTCTGTATTTCAGAAGGATTATGTAGATATAATCGGGGCTATTATAAAGGGTTACCTGTTACTAAAACAGGCTTTAATATCAGATTATAAAGGGAGTATTGCTAAATCATATATAGAAAGAATGAAAATCAAAGCCGAGTATCATAAAAATAATATAAAGGGCGGCGTTGATGATATCATTGGTGAGAGTTATAATCTGGTGATGAGGGTTGACTCATAA